The following are from one region of the Saccharomyces cerevisiae S288C chromosome I, complete sequence genome:
- the KTD1 gene encoding DUP240 family protein (Killer toxin defense factor; key polymorphic factor in the defense against K28 toxin; localizes mainly to vacuolar membrane; most likely acts against K28 during its trafficking after endocytosis; member of DUP240 gene family) has translation MQTPSENTDVKMDTLDEPSAHLIEENVALPEDTFSSHLSYVLYEIAHCKPIMFMIIIIVSLISLIVLFHDNDGCTVILVMSLIVASMALMVVAAFTFGKAITEQEFMIKLLVEVIARKPAGKEWGTVAYNMNQYLFMKRLWYTPYYFYSGKKCHEFFTTLIKEVNSGSHSDSSSNSAEDTQSPVSAGKTSNGLNNFYSIRSDPILMAYVLKATQIEKEAQSEYWRKQYPDADLP, from the coding sequence ATGCAAACACCTTCAGAAAATACCGACGTAAAGATGGATACTCTCGACGAACCCAGTGCACATTTAATCGAAGAGAATGTAGCTCTTCCCGAAGACACATTCAGTTCACATCTGAGTTATGTACTTTATGAAATTGCTCATTGTAAACCGATCATGTTTATGATCATCATAATCGTGAGTTTGATCTCATTGATTGTGCTTTTTCATGATAACGACGGGTGCACTGTGATCTTAGTGATGTCCCTTATAGTAGCCTCCATGGCTTTAATGGTGGTTGCAGCATTCACATTCGGGAAAGCGATCACTGAACAGGAGTTCATGATAAAGCTTTTAGTGGAGGTGATCGCACGCAAGCCTGCGGGGAAGGAATGGGGTACTGTCGCATATAATATGAACCAATATCTATTCATGAAGAGACTATGGTATACCCCGTACTATTTCTATAGCGGCAAGAAGTGCCATGAGTTCTTCACCACTCTTATCAAGGAAGTGAATTCTGGTTCGCACTCGGATTCCTCATCGAATAGTGCCGAGGATACACAATCACCTGTCTCAGCAGGGAAGACTTCAAATGGTCTAAACAACTTTTATAGTATTAGATCAGACCCTATTTTGATGGCATATGTTTTGAAGGCAACACAAATAGAAAAGGAGGCTCAAAGTGAATACTGGAGAAAGCAATATCCTGACGCTGATTTACCTTGA